From Acidobacteriota bacterium, a single genomic window includes:
- a CDS encoding winged helix-turn-helix domain-containing protein — MNDLPDNQISFAEFEVDLSRRTLSRDRDVVTLPAKAFDLLVYLLENNGRVLSKDEILNSVWEGRIVEEANLAVQISNVRKALGENKAAPRFLVTVPGKGYRFSAETNESLFVVERHSVSELTVEHEEEIVLRRHNFQLNSFVYKLFVAVVCAIAAVATGFYLSPKTDSIGPKHKTLTKLTTTGKVSAASLTPDGNFAVVAQKEDGGESLWLLQLETGSQTRILAPRPHEFVGLTISADSRFVYASVFTNNEIDPVVLRIPLIGGVPQPIKDLATGSSVSISPDGKRLAFTTSNSSQNETLMGVSDTDGGNQRFLMRAGNDTRYLSMFKTSPVAWSPDGSEIALAVNDKTGANPGSTILLVDPETGMERYLTDRRWKEIDYLVWLDSDRLAFIGTDETGHPSQIWLFSRQTGEAKSLTNDLQKYSWLAATNGKLVSVQLSASTSARVADFNQEDFSIRISEISTASEYLEDIDWDKDGQIVYVSRSSGEGELWRMKPDGSNRTQLTNNVNAGLGLSVSNADGGFVFASKRESGRGIWRTDADGLNLRQLSQGGDHSPDVSNDGTVVFHRGLGYSEGVFLISSNGGEARLLREKCYFPTISPDGSQVACYFMDQEVNRKWRIALVSTGTGKLIRKLDPPVPIYERQLRFHASGKFLTQIFSAGENLKLLILPIDGGPPKIIDGLGKGVSNLPEWSPDGRQFIYPLINESQDAVLLTDF; from the coding sequence ATGAATGATTTGCCCGACAATCAGATTTCCTTTGCCGAATTTGAGGTTGACCTCTCGCGGAGGACTTTGTCGCGCGACCGCGACGTGGTCACGCTGCCGGCGAAGGCGTTTGATCTTCTGGTGTATTTGTTGGAAAACAATGGCCGAGTCCTTTCAAAGGACGAGATCCTCAACAGTGTTTGGGAAGGAAGGATCGTCGAGGAAGCGAATCTCGCGGTGCAGATTTCGAACGTTCGCAAGGCACTCGGCGAGAACAAAGCCGCGCCGCGGTTTTTGGTGACGGTGCCGGGCAAAGGCTATCGTTTTTCGGCGGAAACGAATGAGAGTCTTTTTGTTGTCGAACGACATTCGGTTTCCGAACTGACGGTCGAACACGAAGAGGAAATCGTTCTACGGCGACATAATTTTCAACTGAATTCGTTTGTATACAAGCTGTTCGTCGCCGTCGTTTGTGCTATTGCAGCCGTTGCGACTGGCTTCTACCTGAGCCCGAAAACTGATTCGATTGGCCCAAAACATAAGACGCTGACCAAGTTGACGACGACCGGAAAGGTTTCCGCGGCATCGCTTACGCCCGACGGGAATTTCGCGGTCGTTGCGCAAAAGGAAGATGGAGGCGAAAGCCTGTGGTTACTACAGCTCGAAACCGGAAGCCAGACGCGTATTCTGGCACCGCGACCCCATGAGTTTGTCGGCCTGACGATTTCGGCGGATAGCCGTTTCGTTTATGCGTCCGTTTTTACAAACAATGAGATCGATCCCGTAGTCTTGAGAATCCCGCTGATCGGCGGAGTTCCGCAACCGATTAAGGACCTTGCCACGGGTTCATCGGTCAGCATTTCACCCGACGGTAAACGACTTGCTTTCACGACATCTAACAGCTCCCAAAACGAGACCTTAATGGGCGTTTCTGACACTGATGGCGGCAACCAGCGTTTTCTGATGCGGGCCGGGAATGATACGCGTTATCTCTCGATGTTTAAGACGAGCCCCGTTGCGTGGTCACCTGACGGCTCCGAAATAGCGCTGGCCGTTAACGATAAAACCGGCGCTAATCCAGGTAGTACGATTTTGCTCGTCGACCCAGAAACCGGTATGGAACGGTATTTAACCGATAGGCGTTGGAAGGAAATTGATTATTTGGTTTGGCTCGATTCCGATCGTCTAGCCTTTATCGGAACTGACGAAACCGGACATCCGTCTCAGATCTGGCTGTTTTCGCGGCAAACCGGTGAAGCAAAGTCTTTGACGAATGACCTGCAAAAGTATAGCTGGCTCGCGGCGACCAACGGAAAACTGGTTTCGGTTCAGCTCAGCGCGTCGACGAGTGCCAGAGTCGCCGACTTTAACCAGGAGGATTTCTCGATTCGAATTAGTGAGATTTCTACCGCTTCCGAATATCTCGAAGATATCGACTGGGACAAGGACGGGCAAATTGTCTACGTTTCGCGGAGCAGCGGCGAGGGCGAATTATGGCGAATGAAGCCGGACGGCTCGAACCGTACGCAGTTGACCAATAATGTGAATGCGGGGTTGGGCTTATCGGTCTCAAATGCGGACGGTGGTTTCGTTTTTGCCTCAAAACGAGAGAGTGGGCGGGGAATCTGGAGAACCGATGCGGATGGCCTCAACCTTCGGCAACTCAGTCAGGGCGGCGACCACTCACCCGATGTTTCAAACGATGGAACTGTGGTTTTTCACCGCGGACTTGGTTACTCTGAAGGAGTTTTTCTTATTAGCAGCAATGGCGGCGAAGCGCGGCTGCTTCGCGAAAAATGCTATTTTCCAACTATTTCGCCGGACGGGTCACAAGTGGCCTGTTATTTTATGGACCAAGAAGTCAATCGCAAATGGCGGATCGCGCTTGTCTCGACCGGGACCGGCAAACTCATTCGCAAACTCGATCCGCCCGTGCCAATCTACGAACGCCAACTTCGTTTCCACGCGTCAGGAAAATTTCTTACCCAGATTTTTTCCGCCGGCGAGAATCTAAAATTGCTGATCTTACCCATTGATGGAGGCCCTCCGAAAATCATAGACGGATTGGGAAAAGGAGTCTCCAATTTGCCTGAATGGTCGCCTGACGGACGGCAGTTTATTTATCCGCTCATTAATGAATCACAGGACGCCGTTTTGCTGACAGACTTTTGA
- the trmFO gene encoding methylenetetrahydrofolate--tRNA-(uracil(54)-C(5))-methyltransferase (FADH(2)-oxidizing) TrmFO: protein MKFINVIGGGLAGVEAAWQAAKHGARVRLFEMRPVMQTPAHRTDQLAEIVCSNSLKSDERGSAPYLLKEELRRGNSLVLEVAEATKVPAGAALAVDRGKFAEMITERITSNPNIEIVREEVKTIPSDGISIIATGPLTSDALTFEIMKLTGDDQLYFYDAIAPIVAADSIDMTIAFKAARYGKGGDDYVNCPMDRDQYERFYNELIEAKSVPLKRFEDTHWFESCLPIEEIARRGIDTLRFGPMKPKGLPLPSTGREPYAAVQLRQENLMADAYSLVGFQNHLKYGEQKRVLQLIPGLENAEFLQYGQIHRNTFINSPQVLIETLQTRKNPNLFFAGQITGVEGYVESVGTGWLAGLNAARIMNGAEPVTAPRTSAIGALCRYVSNVETKNFQPVNITFGLLEPLPVELRKKHRNKRERHMIQVELALEDWDRWILDFGF from the coding sequence ATGAAGTTCATCAATGTCATCGGCGGCGGACTTGCCGGGGTCGAAGCGGCGTGGCAGGCGGCGAAACACGGCGCGCGCGTCAGGCTTTTCGAAATGCGTCCGGTGATGCAAACGCCCGCGCATCGCACCGATCAGCTTGCCGAAATAGTCTGTTCGAATTCTCTCAAATCCGACGAACGCGGTTCCGCGCCGTATCTTTTGAAAGAAGAATTGCGGCGCGGCAACTCACTCGTGTTGGAAGTCGCCGAAGCGACAAAAGTCCCGGCGGGCGCGGCGCTCGCGGTCGACCGCGGAAAATTCGCGGAAATGATCACCGAGCGGATCACTTCGAATCCGAACATCGAGATCGTCCGCGAGGAAGTGAAGACGATCCCGTCCGACGGAATTTCGATCATCGCGACGGGCCCGCTTACGAGCGACGCGCTGACTTTCGAGATCATGAAACTTACGGGCGACGATCAGCTCTATTTCTACGACGCGATCGCACCGATCGTCGCCGCCGATTCGATCGATATGACGATCGCATTCAAGGCTGCGCGCTACGGGAAGGGCGGCGACGATTACGTCAACTGTCCGATGGACCGCGATCAGTACGAGCGTTTCTACAACGAGTTGATCGAGGCGAAATCGGTCCCGCTCAAGCGATTCGAGGACACACACTGGTTCGAATCCTGTCTGCCGATCGAAGAGATCGCGCGCCGCGGTATCGATACCTTGCGGTTCGGACCGATGAAACCGAAAGGACTGCCCTTGCCGTCGACCGGCCGCGAACCGTATGCCGCGGTCCAGCTCCGCCAGGAAAACCTGATGGCCGACGCCTACAGTCTGGTCGGATTTCAAAATCACCTCAAGTACGGCGAGCAAAAGCGTGTCCTGCAGCTGATTCCCGGACTCGAGAACGCCGAGTTTCTTCAATACGGGCAGATCCATCGCAACACGTTCATCAATTCGCCGCAGGTGTTGATCGAAACGCTTCAGACGCGCAAGAATCCGAATCTCTTTTTCGCCGGCCAGATCACCGGCGTCGAGGGCTACGTCGAATCGGTCGGGACCGGTTGGCTCGCAGGGTTGAACGCGGCGCGGATAATGAATGGCGCCGAGCCCGTCACCGCTCCGCGAACGTCTGCGATCGGCGCGCTCTGCCGGTATGTTTCGAACGTCGAGACGAAGAACTTCCAGCCGGTGAACATCACGTTCGGACTGCTCGAACCGCTGCCGGTCGAGTTGCGCAAGAAACACCGAAACAAACGCGAGCGGCATATGATCCAAGTCGAACTCGCGCTCGAAGACTGGGACAGGTGGATTTTGGATTTTGGATTTTAG
- a CDS encoding sulfite exporter TauE/SafE family protein, whose translation MELNEILIVGALFVVALLYSSVGHGGASGYLAVMALFSVASTVTRPAALILNVFVASIAFVQFYLVKSFDWRIFLPFAAASVPMAYIGGRVQLAEPVYKLVLGVCLIIAAVRLSIKLASESDPKPPPVWVALIIGAALGFVSGLVGVGGGIFLTPILLLMNWSDTKTAAGISALFIVVNSASALAGGARELSQLSGAVYVWIIAAVIGGIIGSTLGSRRFDSLTMRRALAAVLVVAGVKLFFV comes from the coding sequence ATGGAACTCAACGAAATTCTGATCGTCGGTGCCCTCTTCGTTGTGGCGCTGCTCTATTCATCCGTAGGACACGGCGGGGCGTCCGGGTATCTCGCGGTTATGGCCCTGTTTTCCGTCGCTTCGACGGTAACGCGCCCGGCGGCGCTGATTTTGAATGTCTTCGTCGCGTCGATCGCGTTCGTTCAGTTTTACCTGGTAAAGAGCTTTGACTGGCGCATCTTTTTGCCGTTCGCCGCCGCGTCCGTTCCGATGGCGTATATCGGCGGACGCGTCCAGCTTGCCGAACCGGTTTACAAGCTCGTACTCGGCGTATGCCTGATCATCGCGGCTGTACGCTTGTCCATCAAGTTGGCTTCCGAGAGCGATCCGAAGCCTCCGCCCGTCTGGGTCGCGCTGATCATCGGCGCCGCGCTCGGATTTGTTTCAGGACTGGTCGGAGTCGGCGGAGGCATTTTCCTGACGCCGATCCTGCTTCTGATGAACTGGTCCGACACCAAGACCGCCGCCGGCATCTCCGCTTTGTTCATCGTCGTCAACTCCGCATCGGCGCTCGCAGGCGGCGCGCGCGAATTATCGCAACTTTCCGGTGCTGTTTACGTCTGGATAATTGCGGCGGTGATCGGTGGTATAATCGGCTCCACGCTCGGCAGTCGCCGGTTCGATTCATTGACGATGCGTCGCGCTCTTGCTGCCGTCCTTGTCGTCGCCGGAGTAAAGCTGTTCTTTGTTTAG
- a CDS encoding VWA domain-containing protein has product MTGRFILTIVFAMCTLPATAQSGRVKPAETPTPGPTPKRVGVYTPTETTIPTVTPTPTPTPQTNDDPDTIRVNAGLVPIPVSVFDARGRAILDLKLDDFFLKINGKDAEIGEVSRAETPVRLALLFDNSSSVTIAREFEKKAAIRFFRRVIRPEKDLVALFSVSTISRLEQPLTTDVGSLISAIEGFAEPEGATSLLDGIIDASKYLGEVSGRRIIVIVSDGDDTISDATFEETIKALQIANVQVYVVKTTDFENSKRTGERRGSANLRQLAAERRMQELAKQTGGAVWSPLDEDELDLAFDQVSGELSQQYVLSYYPDPEPEKRGEFRSIEVSVRNRPATTVRTRRGYYVPKR; this is encoded by the coding sequence ATGACCGGAAGATTCATTCTCACGATTGTGTTTGCGATGTGCACGCTGCCGGCGACCGCGCAGAGCGGCCGTGTGAAACCGGCCGAAACTCCGACACCGGGCCCGACCCCGAAACGTGTCGGAGTTTACACCCCGACGGAAACGACGATCCCGACCGTTACGCCGACTCCGACCCCGACTCCGCAAACAAATGACGATCCCGACACGATCCGCGTCAACGCCGGACTGGTCCCGATCCCGGTCTCTGTCTTTGACGCCCGCGGACGTGCGATCCTCGATCTGAAACTTGATGACTTTTTTTTGAAGATCAACGGAAAGGACGCCGAGATCGGCGAAGTTTCGCGCGCCGAAACACCGGTCCGCCTTGCCTTGTTGTTCGACAATTCTTCGAGCGTGACGATCGCCCGCGAGTTCGAAAAAAAGGCCGCGATTCGATTCTTCCGGCGAGTGATCAGGCCGGAAAAGGATCTCGTTGCGCTCTTTAGCGTCTCGACGATCTCCAGGCTTGAACAACCGCTGACGACCGACGTCGGATCGCTGATCTCGGCGATCGAGGGATTTGCCGAACCGGAAGGCGCGACATCTCTTCTCGACGGCATCATCGACGCTTCAAAGTACCTTGGCGAGGTTAGCGGCCGGCGCATCATCGTCATCGTCTCCGACGGCGACGATACGATCAGCGACGCGACGTTCGAGGAGACGATCAAAGCGCTGCAGATCGCGAACGTACAGGTTTACGTTGTCAAAACGACGGATTTTGAAAACTCAAAGCGGACCGGCGAGCGCCGCGGCAGCGCCAACCTGCGGCAACTCGCGGCCGAGCGCCGGATGCAGGAACTTGCGAAACAGACCGGCGGGGCGGTTTGGTCGCCGCTCGATGAGGACGAACTCGATCTCGCTTTCGATCAGGTCTCGGGCGAACTCTCGCAGCAGTATGTTCTCAGTTATTATCCCGACCCTGAACCCGAGAAACGCGGCGAATTTCGCTCGATCGAGGTTTCCGTCAGAAACCGGCCCGCAACGACGGTCAGGACGAGAAGGGGATATTATGTTCCGAAGCGATGA